Part of the Lentisphaerota bacterium genome is shown below.
CATTGCGGGCCTGGTAGGGTTTCGGTAATGTGCCGTAATAATCGCCGGTTTCCGCGCCGTCAGAGCGGGGCAGGCTGTCGGGGTCAATCCAGTCGTTGAAGGCGTCAATCAGCTCGGGCCAGTACTCCTGGGGCATGTCGCCGACCTTCAGGATTCCCTCCCAGTCTTCGTCCGTGAGCTTATTGACATTGCGCTTGCCCGGCTCGGGGGTGATCGTCAGCCGGATCGCTCCCCCGCCGAGCGGCGCGGTGACCGTTGCGGAACTGCCGCGGCTGAGGAGGAGGGCGGCCGGATACCACGTGTCGGAGGCCGTCACATCCTCGGTCTCATCGCCGCTTACCGACCGCTGGCGGTCCAGCAGCATCTCCGCCACGGAGATGCCCGAGAAGGCCAGATACTCCGCCCGGCGCCGGTTTCGGGCATAGGCCGTGAGCTTGGTCTCGAGAAAGATGTCGAAGGTAAACGTCAGCACCAGAAGCGCCAGCAGCGCAATGGTCCAGAGCGCGATCAGGAGGGCCGATCCCCGGCGATGGCGGACGTTGCCCCAGGAGGCTCTTGCAAAACTCCTCGTGGCATGGGCGTCCCGCCCATGAATCACGGGCAAGATGCCCGTGCCACTTTGACT
Proteins encoded:
- a CDS encoding general secretion pathway protein GspK is translated as MKALAKRLVSQSGTGILPVIHGRDAHATRSFARASWGNVRHRRGSALLIALWTIALLALLVLTFTFDIFLETKLTAYARNRRRAEYLAFSGISVAEMLLDRQRSVSGDETEDVTASDTWYPAALLLSRGSSATVTAPLGGGAIRLTITPEPGKRNVNKLTDEDWEGILKVGDMPQEYWPELIDAFNDWIDPDSLPRSDGAETGDYYGTLPKPYQARNGPVDTVRELLLVKGFSEAVLSGGVLNPEAPKEQQISVSGIQDMLTTYGDGLVNVNAADRRVLMTLPGVDALVANAIIEERTAGIVGANNSSFKSVGDLMSRVPGLDGAIQARVTTRSAFFRVTSVGVFGPVTRSIRAIVYFDGSRLSILHWREEP